The Dethiosulfovibrio peptidovorans DSM 11002 nucleotide sequence CCAGCGAACAGATAGCCTCGAAACGAGCCGTCTTGAACCTTCTATCCTCATGTTTCCCGGGAAACATATCTATTTACCCCCTATTATCCAAAAAGGATCGTCCGGATCTTTGATCCTGTAGATTTTTCCCTTTACACGGTCCCAGCAATACGGTCCGTTGGATCTAGGGGTTCCCCAGTTATCGAGAAACTGCATTTCCTCGGACAGTGCCCTATCGAAGGATATATATCCCCTTACAGGCGACGCCGTGGGAAGATGTCCCCAGGTCCTTAAAGGACTCCAGTCGCCTACGAGGCCGATGGAGAAAGCTATTTCCTCTATAACAGGGGCCATCTCCTCCGGTGGGTTTACTATGTAGAGATATCTCCCTCTGGGAGAGGACGCCATGGACTCCAGAAGCAGTCCGGCCAGTCCCATACCGTCTTCCATATGGGGCAAACAGGTCAGAGCCACGTAAAATCCGTCCAGCGCCATCAATACACGAGGGATCTCCCGGGGCATAACGAACCCTGAGACTTCCTCCCATCTCGAAGGATCTCCATCAGGAAAAACCCTGTCTATTATCGCCATTGCCGCAGAGCATCGGCTTCTTTCGTCTCCGGTCCACAGCATCCTCCAAAGACCGAGTTCATCCATATCTGGAGCCTCCGATACAAGCCTAGCCCTGAGAGGTCCGGCACTCTCCATAGCGGAGTTTCTGAAAAGCATGGACTCCACCATCTTGTCGAACCTATCTCCGTAATCTCCCTCGTAAGAGAAGGATATAGACGACATAGACATAAAAAACAATACAAAAACGGAGAAAACAAAACGAATCATTATTTTATTCCTCCTTTTTAGGAAAACGCTTCATGTATGTGGCCATAAGTCTTGCCAGAGCCTCTGCCACGTCCTCCCTGTCTATTTTGTCGGACGTGTAGTTCAGGCATGCCTTCACCGATCTCTCCGATGGGATAACCCTGGCCGGCTCCGGCTCGGGGATCTCCCTCTTGGCCTCTATCCTGGCCACCACGGCCCTAACAGACTTGACCCCAAGATGCCATCTTTTCTCCACGGAGGAGGCCACAGTACCTGCCTTCATCGATATCATCTTGGCCACCCCGGGGCTCTCGCAGGCCACCACCAAGGTTCCCCTGTCCAGACTTACCGGGCGACTTTTACGGCCGAGGACGGTGCCCACTATGGAGGACCACTCTTTATCCACCTCCGATATTGACAGGGCAGTGGACAGCCCCGGAGGAAGTCTGCCGGAGAGCAGCCCCCTCAGGAGCTCGGGACGGGATCTACGCCGCGCCATCTCTCCGTCTCCTGACTGACAGTGCCAGAGACAGAAGCTGCAGGTCCGTAGGGGTTACCCCGGATATACGTCTGGCCTGTCCCAGTGTCTTAGGACGGATCCTCTCGAGCTTTTCCAGGCTCTCGGCCAACAGGCCCTTCATCGATCTGTAGTCGAAATCGTCAGGAATGGTCAACGCCTCCATCCTCTCGAACTTCTTCACCGATCTCTCCTGTCTCGCCACGTAACCGGCGTACTTGATCTCAACCTCCACCCTCCGACGTATATGACCCTCTAGATCCTCTCCGGAGGGTATATATCGAGACAGAAAGTCGTAATCGACGCCGGGGCGTCTCAAAAGTTCCGCTCCCGTAAGAGACCTGTCCATAGGGGCTTCCCCTATGGAGGCGAGATCGGAGTTTACGTCATCCGACGGCTTTATCCTCGTGGATCCCAGTCTTTTTATCTCTCGATCCGTGTTTCGCCACCGTTCCACCAGTATCTCCCATCTGCCGTCGTCCAGGAGGCCTAGTTTTCTACCTATGCCGGAGAGCCTTCTGTCTGCGTTGTCGTGTCTCATAAGCAGTCTGTGCTCGCAGCGGCTGGTCAACATACGATAAGGCTCCCTGGTACCTTTGGTGACAAGATCGTCTATCAGGACCCCTATATAGGCCTCGTGGCGACCCAATACTAAATAGGGCTCTCCTCTTAGTCGTAGAACGGCGTTTATACCGGCCATAAGGCCCTGAGCAGCGGCCTCCTCGTAGCCGGAGGTACCGTTTATCTGTCCGGCGCAGAAGAGACCCTTTATAGCCTTGGTCTCCAGCCAAGGGGTGAGCTGGGTCGGGTCCATGTAATCGTATTCAATGGCGTATCCGGCCCTCATTATCCTGGCTTCCCTGCATCCCGGGAGAGTCCTGGTCATCTCTATCTGGACGTCGTAGGGCAGGCTGGTGGAGAAGTTCTGAAGGTATATCTCCTTGGATCCTCTGGCGACCGGCTCGAAAAATACGGTGTGACTGTCCTTATCGGGAAACTGCATCACCTTGGACTCTATGGACGGACAGTATCTAGGTCCGGTTCCAGTGATAGTGCCGGAGCTCACAGGCGACCTGTCCAGGTTTTCCGTTATTATCCTGTGAGTGTCCAGGTTGGTCTTTCCTACGCCGCAGGTTATATGGCGATATACCTCCGGTTTATCCCACAGGTCCATGGACTGAGGCTCCTCCTCGCCCTCCTGGATCTGAAGTTCGCTCCAGTCTATGGAATCCGAGTGGACCCTGGGAGTGGTGCCGGTCTTGAGCCTTCCCATGCGGAATCCCAGCTTCAAGAGGTTCTCGCCCAGTCCGTGGGCCGGAATCTGTCCCAGAGGTCCGGAGGAGAAGTTAACATTACCTATGTGGACCCTCCCGTCCAGATATGTCCCGGTGGTCAGTATTACCGATCTGGCGTGGTATGAGAGACCGTACAGTGTCTCAACTCCCTTGACCCGGTCCCCCTCGACTATCAGACCGACCACAGTGTCCTGGTGCAATTCCAGACCGGGACAGTGTTCGAGGACTTCGCGATAGTGCCAGTGGTAGTCGTGGAGATCGCATTGGGCCCTGAGGGCTCTTACGGCAGGTCCCTTGGAGGTGTTGAGCCATCTCATCATCAAGGCGGAGCGATCCGTCGCCCTGGCCTGTTCTCCTCCAAGAGCGGAGATCTCCCTGACCAGATGTCCCTTAGCCGGTCCACCTATGGAGGGATTGCAGGGCATCAGGGCTATGTTGTCCAGATACAGGTTCAAAAGAAGAGTGTCGTGACCCATTCTGGCGGCTACCAAGGCGGCCTCGCATCCGGCGTGGCCCGCTCCTACAACTATCACGTCGTATACTTTATTCGTCATGGTTTGACCGATCCGTCCTCCTCGAAGAGATAGGTCAGGGTGGTGGTGTGACCAGAGACGGATCTCCCGTCGCAAGCCAGGACTATCCTGGCTCCATCGACGGTCCAGGTCTGGGTCTCTCCTCCTCCGTGGGAGACAACCTCCCTCTCGTAGCCGTATTTAGAACGAAGTTTGAGGGTAAGATCCGAGTAGTTGCCCAACATGGAGCCTCCGACGTCCCCGCTAGCAACGTCGTCTTTATTCAGGAAAGAGAAACGAAAGGTAGTCATCTTTCCTCCCTTGAAATATACCTGGACCATACAGGGCCTGCCGAAGAAATCTCCTCTGTAGAGGATCTCCCTGGCTCGACCGAAGTCGAGAGACGACTGGTCCAGAATCAGAGAACATCCCCTGTCGGACAAAGCAGACGATACCGTATCGAAGCCCGATCCCGCCGGAATTCCCCAAACCGACTCAACGGCGCAAAGGGCCGGCGTCGCTAAAGTAAGTGTGAGTATCGTCGCTGCCAGAGCCTTTATATATCCCAATCTCATTAATTTTCATTCCTCCCGTCTGGTTATACGTCCTTCTCTAACGGTCCATAGGGATCCGGGCCAACGAATCAGGTCGTCCTCCGCGGTGGCTGCGAATATCTGCCATCCCGAGGAGACCAGGGTCTCGACCGTTATCTCCCTGCCGGATTGATCCAGCTCCGAGGCCACCTCGTCCAGCAAAAGGATAGGGGACCGCCGCAGCTTTCTCTCCACCGCCCATCCCGCCGCCATCACCATCGCAAGGGATGTCCGTCTTCTCTGGCCTCTGCTGAACCTGGAGGATGCCTCCATCCCGGATGCGTCTATGGTCAGATCGTCCCTGTGAGGCCCCACCAGAGGCCTTCCCGAGCCGATCTCGGCCCGTCTTCTGGATCGGACCCCCTCGATGTATCCTATGGGATTATTCCCTGCGAGACCGATTCCTCCTCTGGAGAGAGCCAGCTCTATCGGTCCCGGAAGAAGGTCGGAGAAGCTCTCCAGTCCCATTGTCACGGCCAGAGATGCCTTTTCCCTACAGGTCCATATCCACTCCGCCATAGGAGCCATTACCGAGTCGATAAGCTCGGTGCTTCTTCCCTCGGACAGAAGGGCCCTCTTGTGTCTGACCGCCCGTCTGTACTCGGTCAGTTTCAGTGCGTAGACCGGGTAGAGAAGTGCGCAGAGGACGTCCAGAAACCTCCTCCTGACCGACGGTCCACCTTCGATGAGGGCCAGATCTCCGGGCAGAAAGGCCAGAGCGGGAACCCTGAACCTTATTGAGGCGCAGTTGCTTCTCTTTCCGTCGCATTTCATGGCGCACCGGGACGTGACCGAGGACTGAATCAGGACATTATCCTCGCCCTCGAAAGTCCCCTCCAGGAATCCCCTGGACTCGTCGGAATTCCAGTTCACCAGGGGCGATTTCCTTAGAGACTTGAACGGTCCCCATCCTGTGAGTATGTGAAGGCTCTCGAGAATATTGGTCTTGCCCGCTCCGTTTGGACCTATTAGAAGGTTTAGCTTTCTATCCCACTTTATCCTTCCGGTCTCAAGGTTTCTGAAGTTTCTGGTTCCGCTCTCGGAGAAGAACACGATGTTCTATAGGTCGTCTCCGCCGTCGTCCAGACCATCCAGGTCGGCGCTCTTGAGTTTTATGGGCATAAGCATGTAGAGAAAATCGCTTTCGTTGGGCCTGAGCATCATCATCTGTCCCTCCTGGCCGTTGAAGGAAAGGGAGACCTTGTCACCGTGGAAGGCCTTCAGTCCGTCTATGAGAAACCCTACGTTGAAGGCTACCTTGAGAGACTCACCCTTTATTATTCCATCCACTATTTCGGTGGCCTCGCCTATCTCCGGAGCCCTTCCGGATAGTTTCAGGTCTCCTCCTGGGGAAAGTATCAGTACCACCATCCGGCTGTGGTCCCTGACCACCACGTCGACCCTCTCCAGGGCCGATATGAACTGAGATCTATCCACGTCGAGTGTCGTGGTTGTGTTGGGGCTCAGTATCCTCTCGTAGTTAGGAAAGGACGAATCCACTCTTCTCACCGAGAATTCCAGCGAGTCCAATTGGAAATAACCGAGAGCTCCGTCCACCGATACGTTCACCTGAAGGTCCTCCCCTAGTCCGGAGAGTATCCTCAGAAATTCCCTCACCGATGTCAGAGGCAGCAACATATCCTGTTCTGGATTTTCCTTGTCTACGTAGGCCTTTGAGAGGGATAGCCTTCTGCCGTCGGTGGATACACAGTGGCATTCTCCGGATTTGACCTGAAGAAGCTCCGCTCCAAGATATTTTGGAAATTCCTCTCCCATGCTTCCGGCTATTCCTCCTTCGTCCAGAATCCTGTGAAGTTCGTCTTTTGCCAGAACGCAAAATTGAGATGCCCCCTCTGGAGAGGGAAGTGGTGGAAAGTCGTCGGCGGGATAGGTGGTGAAACGGTATCTATTTCTACCGGAGAGGAGGATTCCCGTACCTCTCTCCGCTACCTCTACGGTAAATATGGAGGTAGGGGACTTCTTGAAAAGCTCCCCGACTACCTTTATAGGAAGGACCGCCTTCCCCGGTTCGTCTATCGTTACTCCCTCTGATTTGACCTTTACGGAAGTCTTAAGATCTGTTGCCTGTAGAGTTACTTTTCCGTCTTCAGCAGTACATAGTATTCCGGATAACACGCTCAGTGTGCTTTTCTGTGCCGCTACTCTTTCAGCTACGTTCCAGCTCTTCATGAAGGCGGTTTTATCTATAGTGAGCTTCATCGTGGATAGTCCTCCCTCTGTGTTCTTCTATGGTCTTTATTATTTAGTTATAAGTAGTCGTCGTAGTATGGGCTGTGTATATGTGGATATCCCTCTTGACCCCTTGTCATCGTGAGTTATCCACCGTGGATAAGTATGTGTCGGACCGGAGGATCGTTATTCACACTATCCACAAGAATTTTGTGAATAAGTGAAAAGGCATAGTTATCCACATCGAGACCCTCGGTGATTTCACAGCTTAGACTCAACGTTATCCACAATTCCTTTCACCCTGGCATTGTCCAGAAGAAGCTGTTCTATCTTCTTCTGAGCGTGGAGAACCGTCGTATGGTCCTTTTTGTTGAAGGCCGACCCTATCTGTTGAAGACTGCTCTCGGTGTGTTTTCTGCATATGAACATGGCTATCTGCCTTGCCAGGGCTATCTCGGAGGTTCTCTTGCTGCTGGTGAGATCCTCCACGGTGAAGGAACATTCCTCCGCTACTATCTGCTGTATAAGGTCTATGCTGACCGGACCTTTGGAGGTGTGCCTCACTATGTCCTTGAGCCATTCCGAGGTGTTTTCCACCGTGACCGGCTCGCTGTTGAGCTCCGCACAGGCTATAACCCTGTTGAGGGCCCCCTCCAGCTCCCTTATGTTGCTCGGTACGTTCTGGGCCAGGTAGTTTATGACGTCCTCCGGCATGGGGTAGTTCCTGAACTCTGCCTTCTTCGTGAGTATGGCTATTCTGGTCTCGTAGTCTGGAGACTGTATGTCAGTCACCAATCCCCATTCGAAACGGCTCACCAATCTGTCCTCTATGGATTTTATGTCCTTGGGAGGCCTGTCCGAGCTCAGTACGATCTGTTTCTTTCCGTCGTGGAGGCTGTTGAAGGTGTGGAAAAACTCCTCCTGGGTGCTTTCCTTTCCGGCGAGAAACTGTATATCGTCTATGAGCAGGAGGTCCATGGTCCTGTATCTGGCCCTGAACTCGGCAGTTCGGTTGTTCTTTATGCTCGTTATGAGCTCATTGGTGAACTTTTCCGAGCTGACATACCCTACCTTGAGGTTTCTGTCGTTCTGTAGGGCATGATGTCCTATAGCGTGCATAAGATGGGTCTTCCCCAGTCCAACCCCTCCCCATATAAACAGGGGGTTGTAGGCTGCTCCAGGGCTTTCAGCCACGGCCAGACTTGCGGCGTGAGCCAGCCTGTTGGATTTACCCACGACGAAGGAGGAAAAAAGGTAGTTCGGGTTTAGTCCGCTGACCTTTCCCTGGGATTCGGGCTTTATGGTCCTCTCTGCCCTCTCCTGTTCTTTTCTGTTATCTCCGGTCCCTACGTTCAGCTTCAGTCCCTTTCCGTAACCTAGATCCTTCATTGTGTCTTCCAGTATTTTCTGGAAACGGTTCTGGATTTGCACCTTTATAAAATCGTTGGCTACGTCCAGTAAGATAACCTCGTCCTCCATGGATAGGGGAACGCAGGTCTTCAACCACACGTCTACCGTTCCGTCCGGAAGTTTAGGCGTAGATGCCGCCACGATGTCTTGCCATAGTTTTTCCACGTCTTTCACAAAATTCACCTCTGAAGGGTTATATTTTCGTCCACAAAAGTTATCCACATATCCACAGTTATCCTACAACAGCCTGTGAAAAAAGAGAAGTGGCTGTTTCAGTGACGTTACAGATTGTGGATAGTTATCCACTCAATTTGACCAAGCCTCCAGATCCGCATTTCATGGGGCTTCGTGGGTTATCCACAGGTTATCCACTAAAGTGGATAACCTGTGCCGGTGAATCTAAGGGATAAGCACCCTATGATACAACAGTACCGGGGTTTCATGTGCATAGTGGATGGCCGAGAAAGTCTCTTTACAGGTACTCTTTTTTGTGAATAATGTATAGTAATACTTATTATGAGAAGAGGTATCGTTATGTCCGTATATGTGAATAACGCGGCTACAAGCTGGCCGAAACCGGAATGCGTTCCCAAGGCCGTTTTCGATTTCATGACAGGTAGAGGGGCCAACCTTGCTAGAGGGGCTGCGGCGAAGAGGGATGTGGATACACTTGATATGGTAATGGAGTGCAGGGAAGCCCTGGCGGATCTGTTTTGTGGATATCGTGACTGCGATCCCAGATACGTCACCTTCACCTCCAACGTAACCGAATCGTTGAACGTCGTCCTGAAGGGATATCTGCGTCCGGGGATGACCGTGGCCACTACATCGATGGAGCATAACGCTGTGATCCGTCCTCTAAGGGCCCTGGAGAAAAAAGGGATTAATTTAGAGATAATTAAATGTGATGATCGAGGAAGGCTGGATCCAAGGTCTCTGGAACTGTTGATTGAAAGCAAGACCATAGATATGGTGGTTATAGCTCATGGAAGCAATTTATGTGGGGTTATCCAGGACGTGAAGTCGGTGGGGAAAATATGCAAAGATAAAGGCGTTCCCTTCGTCCTCGATACGGCCCAGACCGCCGGAGTTATCCACATATCGGCGTCCGATCTGGGGCTTTCCGCCCTGTGTTTCACCGGCCATAAGGGACTGATGGGACCTCAGGGAATAGGTGGCATAGTCTGGGAACCCTCCTTCGCAGAAAAATGCTCTCCCTTCGTGGAGGGAGGCACAGGAAGCTTTTCCGACGAGGAGTATCAGCCAACGAGGATGCCCGATAAATTCGAGGCGGGAACCCCAAACCTACCTGCCATAGCCGGGCTTCTGGCCGCCGTTAGGTGGATAGAGGAGACGGGAATCGAGACTATCCACAGCAGGGAAAAGGAGCTCGGAGAGAGGCTTCTCAAGGGACTTATCCACATGAAGGGAATAGAGTTTCACGGTCCTTCCGATATGGAAAACAGGCTTCCTGTGTTCGCAGTCAACTTCGATTGTGTGGACAACGGTACCCTGGCGGGAGAACTGGCAGATATGGGGATAGAGACCAGACCTGGGCTCCACTGCGCTCCTCTCGCCCATAAGACATTGGGCAGTTTTCCACAGGGAGCCCTGAGGTTGAGCGTCGGCTATTTCAACACCGAGGAGGATGTGGATTCCACCCTGAACCAGCTGAGCCGACTGGTGGATAGATGAGTGAGGTATAGGCGATTATGACGGTAAACCCGGTGGATATCCACCGGGTTTGCTTTTTCCTCACTCCTACTATAAAGTGACATACGTTGTGCGAGAGGTTGTTCTATAAAACGTTTGTCTTGGAGGCCGTCATGAAAGTAGTGATAGTAGGAGCCGGAAACGTAGGCTATTCCATAGCGAGAAGCCTATCGCTGGAGGGGCACGACATAGTGGTCGTGGAAAGAGATCTCGAGGTCGGATCCAAGGTGGAGAACGAGCTGGACGTGTCGGTGGTTATAGGCAACGGATCCCGTCCGCCTGTGTTGGAGCAGGCTGGTATAAAGTCGGGATGCGACGTAGATTTTCTCGTGGCCTGCACCGACAGGGACGAGGTCAATATAATGGCCTGCTGGGTGGGCAAGAGATGCGGTGTCAAGAGGGTCATCTCCAGGGCCAGAGGGATGGAGTATACCGATACACCTCAGTGGGCCACTTTCCTCGGCATAGATGTCATGAACTCTCCGGAAAGGTCCGTCGCCAGGGACATAGACGATCTTCTGGCGGTCAGCGCCGCGGTGCACGCCACGGAGTTGTTCGACGGAAAGGCCGGGTCCTATGCCTTCAGGGTCGGATCCGACTCTCCCATAGTTGGAATGACCCTAAGCGAAGTGGGGCAGGAATACCCCAATCTGTCGGCGGTGATGGTTTACGTCGAGAGGGGAAACAAGGGATTCGTACCCTCCGGTGACTGGGTGGCAATGGAGGGTGATCTGTGTTTCATGGTCTCCTTCAAGGACAGGGTTTTTCACCTTCAGGAGCTGTTTCATCCCTCCAGCGGCAAGGGCCTTCGCAGGGTGATGATAGTAGGAGGAGGAAAGTTGGGAGCTCATCTGGCCAGGAGGCTGGTCAGGAGATATCCCGGCATAGACGTAAAGATACTGGACAAGAACAGGGAGAAGTGCGACAAACTGGCGGAGGAGATGCCCAGGGTGACGGTCCTTTTCGGAGACGGAACGGACGAGAGACTGCTTCTCCACGAGGGGATAGAGGATATCGACGGATTCGTCGCCACCACCGACTCGGACGAGCTCAACATGATACTGACCGTTCTGGCCGACAGGATGAAGGCCAGAAAGACCGTGGCGGTGGTGCACAAGGAACTCTACTCAAGGTTGGCCGAGGATATGCCTATCGACTCGGTGGTGAATCCCAACGAATCGCTGGCTTCCTTGATACTCCGTCACGTAAGATATCCGGAGACGGCGGGATCTTTGTCCCTTATAGATAGAATAGGGGCGGAGATGCTGGAGGTTACCATTCCGAAGGACAGCCCAGTGGTGGGTAAAAAGCTCATGGACGTAGGGCTTCCAAAGGGAGTTCTCTTCGCCATGGTCAACCGGAAGGGAAATATCATACTTCCCAGAGGGGACATGGTCATAAAAGGGGAGGATACCGTATCCATCTTTGCCACAGGAGACCTTCTGCCCAGGGCTCTCAGGATTCTGGGGATACAGAAATGAGATTTCGTCTGGTATCCAGGGTGCTGGGGCTGCTCTGTGCCATAGTGTCCCTCTCCATGACTTGGCCTCTCTACTGGAGTCTGAAGGACGGTTCCAACGATATCAGGGCGTTTCTTGCCGCCATAGCTGTAGGATTTATATCGGGAGCGGCCCTCTACCTGGCGGGAAGAGGAGAGGACTACCAGGAGCTGGGAATAAGGGAGGCCTTCGCGGTGGTCACCCTTTCCTGGGTTTTGGCCTCGGCCATAGGGGCCTTGCCTTTCTACCTTGCCGGGTCGGTTGAGACCTACACGGACGGTTTCTTCGAGGCCATGTCCGGTTTTTCCACCACGGGAGCGTCCATTTTGACCGACATACAGTCAAATCCAAGAGGGATCTTGTTTTGGCGCAGTCTGACCCATTGGCTGGGTGGAATGGGGATCATAGTTTTGAGTCTGGCCATCCTTCCCTTCATAGGGGTAGGGGGAATGCAGCTCTTCAAGGCAGAGGTTCCCGGTCCCACCCCGGAGAAGCTCACCCCCAGGGTTCAACAGACGGCCGTGCTTCTCTGGGGGGTCTACGTCCTTCTGTCCGGCGCCGAGGTGCTGGCCCTGGCGTTCGGCGGAATGGACCTGTTCGAGTCTCTGACCCACACGTTCGGGACCATGGCTACTGGAGGATTTTCCCCTCTCAACGGCAGCATAGGACAGTATGGAAAGCCCTATTTCGACTGGGTCATAACGGTTTTCATGTTTCTTGCCGGTGCCAACTTCACCTTGCATTACATGGCTCTTAGAGGAAAGCCCCTCAGCCTGTGGAGGGACGAGGAATTTCGGTTCTACACCAAGGTTATTCTGTTCTCAACCGTTACGATAACCCTCTCTCTCCTGGTCTTCGGGGGATACTCCTCGGCGGAGAAGGCCTTGAGGGACGCGGCCTTTCAGGTGGTCAGCATAGTAACCACAACCGGTTACGCCACGGCGGACTTCGATTTATGGCCTCAATACTGTCGTTTTCTTCTGCTCCTTCTGATGTTCGTAGGGGGCTGTGCCGGTTCCACCGGAGGTGGAATGAAGAACGTCAGGATAATGGTCATTCTGCGGAGGGTGGGCATGGAGATAAGGAGACTTCTCCATCCCAGACAGGTGATAAAGATCAGGCTCAACGGGACGGTACTCAGAGACGATGTCATAACCTCGGTGACCGCTTTCTTTATCCTCTATATCGTGCTCTTCGCTCTGGCGACCCTGGCCATGGCCGCCATGGGGTTGGATCTTACGGCAGCTATATCCAGCGTCGCCGCCACACTGGGCAACATCGGTCCCGGTCTGGGAATGGTAGGTCCTACCCAGAATTATCACTGGGTCTGCGCTCCTGGCAAATGGCTTCTCTCTCTCTGTATGTTGCTGGGCAGGCTAGAGATATTCACTGTAGTGATGCTATTTTTCCCCGGTACTTGGAAGAGATAGACCGGCACTACACGACGGCAATTTCGGAAATGCGGGCCCGAACGGGCTTCGTCGAAACGAGATCTCCGACATAAAAACGAAGGAGGAACCCCAGTTTTGGGGTTCCTCCTTCGTTATGTTTCCCGGGAAACATAACGGTTTTTAGGAAACTACAGGCTGTTGAGCCCCATACCTGATACGATTGAAATATCGTTCTGCCTTCCCCAGTACAGGCTCGACGCTACTCAATAGAGACTCTGGCGTGTGCTGGGGCTTTTTTTACACTCCTAGTCTCTCCCTGAGGGCCTCCTGGAGGGTACTGGAAAAATTAATTTTATTCTCTATGGCCATCTCATTAAGCCAGGCCGGTATCGTTACGTTCTTGCTTACGGATTTTTTTGTCTCCTCTTTACGAAGGATATCCATCCGCACATCGATTAGAACGGCAACTTCGTCTTCTTCTGGTTGTAGCTTGTTGACCGGAGAGGGGGTTGGAATGGAGTCGTTATCATCTTCCATGCAGAGCAAATGACCTCCTAAAGCGTCTTTTGCGCTGGCGATAGCGTCAGCGTAGTCCTTACCGAAAGTATTACAGCCTGGAAGGTCTGGAAAGCGGACACAGACATACTTACCGTCTTCAGAGAGCAGCGCTGGATATATGCGAACATCCTTTTTCATAAGAAATCGTCTCCTTTCTGAGGAGGGGTTACTTGAGCCCCGCCTGTTTCATGATGCTATTGAATGTCTTGGGTGAAACGTCCTTTTGGGGATGCTTTACAGTTGTCTTCCCCGGCTTTGTCGGATGCTTGAAATGATGGTGGCTACCGACTGTCTTGATCCAGTACCAGCCGTTATTTTCAAGAATCTTGATTATTTCGCTGGACATCATCACTTTTCCCCCTGACATCGTTATTATAATGCGCATTATTATGCTCGTCAATTTTTTAGGTTATTGGAGGCGACCGCCGGGAGCGGGTGGAGGTGACGCAGGACCAGGTGGTAGAAGAGTTAGCCCTAATAGCCTTCGGTAATCCCCATGACGTCATGGAATGGGGACCTGGTGGTGTGCATTTACGTTCTAGTTTCGAGCTGACGTTCGACCAAGCGGCAATAGTGGCTGAGGTTGCAGAGACGACAATCCAGACCGGAGGATCTCTGAGGCTGATCCTCGTAGAGGTCTAAAAGACTGGCTCGAACGGGCTTCGTCGAAACGAGATCTCCGACATAAAAACGAAGGAGGAGACCAGATTCGGGTCCCCTCCTTCGTTTTTATGTTTCCCGGGAAACATCCCGGTTTTTAGAAAACTACAGGCTGTTGAGCCCCATCTCCGATACCGATCTGGCTGCACCTATGCAACCGTTTCTCTTAGCTGTCTCCAGCCAATGTTCCGCCTTATCCTTTTGCCCCATTTTGGCATAGAGAGAGGCTAGACTCATCTGAGCGGTGGCGTTGCCCTGATAGGCCGATAGGCTCAGCCACTTGAGTGCCTGGTCCCTGTCGGCGGTAACCAGATAACCGGCGGCATAGGCCTCTCCAAGCACCCTCTGAGCCTCCGAATCGCCCTGTTTCGCAAGTTTGTGGATCGACTGAAATTCCTGGGAGTCAACGGCGCCTACCC carries:
- a CDS encoding aminotransferase class V-fold PLP-dependent enzyme, which translates into the protein MSVYVNNAATSWPKPECVPKAVFDFMTGRGANLARGAAAKRDVDTLDMVMECREALADLFCGYRDCDPRYVTFTSNVTESLNVVLKGYLRPGMTVATTSMEHNAVIRPLRALEKKGINLEIIKCDDRGRLDPRSLELLIESKTIDMVVIAHGSNLCGVIQDVKSVGKICKDKGVPFVLDTAQTAGVIHISASDLGLSALCFTGHKGLMGPQGIGGIVWEPSFAEKCSPFVEGGTGSFSDEEYQPTRMPDKFEAGTPNLPAIAGLLAAVRWIEETGIETIHSREKELGERLLKGLIHMKGIEFHGPSDMENRLPVFAVNFDCVDNGTLAGELADMGIETRPGLHCAPLAHKTLGSFPQGALRLSVGYFNTEEDVDSTLNQLSRLVDR
- the trkA gene encoding Trk system potassium transporter TrkA, producing the protein MKVVIVGAGNVGYSIARSLSLEGHDIVVVERDLEVGSKVENELDVSVVIGNGSRPPVLEQAGIKSGCDVDFLVACTDRDEVNIMACWVGKRCGVKRVISRARGMEYTDTPQWATFLGIDVMNSPERSVARDIDDLLAVSAAVHATELFDGKAGSYAFRVGSDSPIVGMTLSEVGQEYPNLSAVMVYVERGNKGFVPSGDWVAMEGDLCFMVSFKDRVFHLQELFHPSSGKGLRRVMIVGGGKLGAHLARRLVRRYPGIDVKILDKNREKCDKLAEEMPRVTVLFGDGTDERLLLHEGIEDIDGFVATTDSDELNMILTVLADRMKARKTVAVVHKELYSRLAEDMPIDSVVNPNESLASLILRHVRYPETAGSLSLIDRIGAEMLEVTIPKDSPVVGKKLMDVGLPKGVLFAMVNRKGNIILPRGDMVIKGEDTVSIFATGDLLPRALRILGIQK
- a CDS encoding TrkH family potassium uptake protein; translation: MRFRLVSRVLGLLCAIVSLSMTWPLYWSLKDGSNDIRAFLAAIAVGFISGAALYLAGRGEDYQELGIREAFAVVTLSWVLASAIGALPFYLAGSVETYTDGFFEAMSGFSTTGASILTDIQSNPRGILFWRSLTHWLGGMGIIVLSLAILPFIGVGGMQLFKAEVPGPTPEKLTPRVQQTAVLLWGVYVLLSGAEVLALAFGGMDLFESLTHTFGTMATGGFSPLNGSIGQYGKPYFDWVITVFMFLAGANFTLHYMALRGKPLSLWRDEEFRFYTKVILFSTVTITLSLLVFGGYSSAEKALRDAAFQVVSIVTTTGYATADFDLWPQYCRFLLLLLMFVGGCAGSTGGGMKNVRIMVILRRVGMEIRRLLHPRQVIKIRLNGTVLRDDVITSVTAFFILYIVLFALATLAMAAMGLDLTAAISSVAATLGNIGPGLGMVGPTQNYHWVCAPGKWLLSLCMLLGRLEIFTVVMLFFPGTWKR
- a CDS encoding type II toxin-antitoxin system HicB family antitoxin, with the protein product MKKDVRIYPALLSEDGKYVCVRFPDLPGCNTFGKDYADAIASAKDALGGHLLCMEDDNDSIPTPSPVNKLQPEEDEVAVLIDVRMDILRKEETKKSVSKNVTIPAWLNEMAIENKINFSSTLQEALRERLGV
- a CDS encoding type II toxin-antitoxin system HicA family toxin, whose translation is MRIIITMSGGKVMMSSEIIKILENNGWYWIKTVGSHHHFKHPTKPGKTTVKHPQKDVSPKTFNSIMKQAGLK
- a CDS encoding tetratricopeptide repeat protein; the encoded protein is MNMFKAVFLIFALFSLCVIAPGWVGAVDSQEFQSIHKLAKQGDSEAQRVLGEAYAAGYLVTADRDQALKWLSLSAYQGNATAQMSLASLYAKMGQKDKAEHWLETAKRNGCIGAARSVSEMGLNSL